One genomic region from SAR92 clade bacterium H455 encodes:
- a CDS encoding efflux RND transporter permease subunit yields MNFPNLSALAVRERSVTLFFLLLSVFAGVYAFSSLGRAEDPSFTVRVMVVSAIWPGATPTELQDQVVDRLEKRIQEVEYLYKIETTIRPGRADLQIEFEDFSPSERVPDLFYQVRKRMLDEAGSLPAGVIGPIVNDDFSDVYFSLISLTAPGMPMHSLTREAESVRDRLQRVPGLQKALLLGERSERVFIDFDMNRLNNLGLSAEQIFAAIEASNRMMPAGFVDLDGPRAYLRVDADLADLDQLAALPIRVGDHLLKLSDLADIRRGYEDPPSYMIRADGEAAILLGVVMQAGQNGLEFGERLTAFIDAEQAALPLGMSLHMLTNQTEAISQAVDLFQIKFLVAVLVVMAVSILAIGFRAGLVVGIAIPVTIGLTFLLMKITGINLDRITLGALIIALGLLVDDAIIAIEMMIVKMEEGWERVRAASHAWSVTAAPMLFGTLVTVAGFVPIGFAQSGVGEYAGNIFWVLAFALLVSWLVAVTFTPYLGVKLLPSYTQHQAGDIYQTRFYQYLRGVVNTCVRYRKTVVLSTLMLLILSGVGMATLVQKQFFPGSDRPEVLIDINLPQGSAIGTTEATVKRLEAILETLPEVKSLSSYIGAGAPRFFISANPEQPDPAFAKIIAIGHDAGARDRIMAEMNRHLEAGEFPEARVRVTRLLFGPPVIWPVSFRVLGPDTEVLRSIAHEVRNLMAAHPNTVMPHLEWDERTPAYYLDMDPDRLRLMGLTPTEVAQQLAFQLNGFNVTDVRQDVRSVQVIARSAREGGLLPEALELKTADGRKVALSQLGELSIRYEDPVIKRYNREPFLAVHADVQGAQPPDVTHAIWADMQSLLAELPPGYRIDIGGSVEQSGKADSSIQKLQPLMLALMLIFIMLQMRSFTGTFVVIATAPLGLVGAVAALLLFNQPFGFTALLGLIGLSGILMRNTMILAQQVQDNFDSGMQAGAAVVEAAVQRSRPVVLTALAAVLAFIPLALDLFWGPLAYVLIGGVAVGTLITLLFVPALYAWLFKVKVSDY; encoded by the coding sequence ATGAATTTTCCCAATTTGTCAGCCCTGGCAGTGCGTGAACGCTCGGTAACCCTGTTTTTTCTTCTCCTGTCTGTCTTTGCCGGTGTCTATGCGTTTTCATCTTTGGGGCGTGCCGAAGACCCATCCTTCACTGTACGGGTGATGGTGGTGTCGGCTATCTGGCCCGGTGCCACACCGACCGAGTTACAGGATCAGGTTGTTGACCGTCTGGAGAAACGCATTCAGGAAGTGGAGTACCTGTATAAAATTGAAACCACGATACGTCCGGGTCGGGCCGATTTACAGATAGAGTTCGAGGACTTTTCACCCAGTGAAAGGGTGCCTGATCTGTTTTATCAGGTACGTAAGCGCATGCTGGATGAAGCCGGAAGTCTGCCTGCGGGGGTCATAGGTCCGATCGTTAATGATGATTTTTCAGATGTGTATTTCTCGCTGATTTCACTGACGGCACCGGGTATGCCGATGCACAGCCTCACCCGTGAAGCGGAATCTGTCCGTGATCGTTTACAGCGTGTGCCTGGCCTGCAAAAAGCGCTGTTACTGGGCGAGCGCAGTGAGCGGGTGTTTATCGACTTTGATATGAACCGCCTGAATAACCTGGGGTTGTCAGCAGAGCAGATTTTTGCCGCGATTGAAGCCAGTAATCGTATGATGCCAGCTGGCTTTGTTGACCTGGACGGGCCACGCGCCTACCTGCGTGTGGATGCTGATCTGGCGGACCTTGATCAACTGGCTGCTTTGCCGATACGTGTGGGAGACCATCTGTTAAAGCTGTCTGATCTGGCAGATATACGGCGAGGTTACGAAGATCCTCCCTCCTATATGATCAGGGCGGATGGTGAAGCGGCCATATTGTTGGGGGTGGTGATGCAGGCCGGTCAGAACGGCCTGGAGTTTGGTGAGCGTCTGACGGCCTTTATTGATGCTGAACAGGCCGCGTTACCCCTGGGTATGTCTTTGCATATGCTGACCAATCAGACCGAAGCGATCAGTCAGGCCGTTGATCTGTTTCAGATCAAGTTTCTGGTGGCGGTGCTGGTCGTTATGGCTGTCAGCATACTGGCGATTGGCTTTCGTGCGGGTCTGGTGGTAGGTATTGCCATCCCCGTTACCATCGGCCTGACCTTCCTGTTGATGAAAATTACCGGGATCAATCTGGATCGTATCACTCTGGGTGCCTTGATTATCGCCCTGGGGTTACTGGTGGATGATGCCATCATCGCCATTGAAATGATGATCGTTAAAATGGAAGAGGGCTGGGAGCGGGTGCGCGCGGCCAGTCATGCCTGGAGTGTGACGGCCGCCCCTATGCTGTTTGGTACGCTGGTGACGGTAGCGGGTTTTGTCCCGATCGGCTTTGCCCAGTCAGGTGTGGGTGAATATGCCGGCAATATCTTTTGGGTGCTGGCCTTTGCACTGCTGGTTTCCTGGCTGGTGGCTGTGACTTTTACGCCTTATCTGGGAGTGAAGCTGCTGCCATCCTATACTCAGCATCAGGCTGGAGATATCTATCAAACACGTTTTTACCAGTATCTGCGAGGCGTGGTAAACACCTGTGTGCGTTATCGTAAAACGGTCGTGCTGTCGACACTGATGTTGTTGATACTCAGCGGTGTGGGTATGGCAACGCTGGTACAAAAGCAGTTTTTTCCAGGTTCAGACCGTCCAGAGGTATTGATCGATATTAACCTGCCGCAGGGCAGTGCAATCGGCACGACAGAAGCCACGGTAAAACGCCTCGAAGCCATATTGGAAACGCTGCCCGAAGTGAAAAGCCTGTCATCCTATATCGGTGCGGGTGCGCCTCGATTCTTTATTTCGGCTAACCCTGAACAGCCTGATCCGGCCTTTGCCAAGATCATTGCCATAGGCCATGATGCCGGTGCTCGTGATCGTATTATGGCGGAGATGAATCGTCACCTGGAGGCAGGTGAGTTTCCTGAAGCACGGGTACGCGTTACCCGTTTGCTATTTGGACCGCCGGTTATCTGGCCTGTCAGCTTTCGCGTGCTGGGCCCGGATACTGAAGTCTTGCGTTCCATCGCTCACGAGGTGCGTAATCTGATGGCGGCGCATCCCAATACCGTGATGCCGCACCTGGAATGGGATGAGCGTACACCCGCCTACTATCTGGATATGGACCCTGACCGTCTGCGGTTAATGGGACTGACGCCGACCGAGGTTGCGCAGCAACTGGCGTTTCAACTCAATGGTTTTAATGTCACCGATGTGCGTCAGGATGTTCGCAGCGTACAGGTGATCGCGCGCAGTGCACGCGAAGGGGGGCTGTTACCCGAGGCGCTAGAGCTTAAGACAGCGGATGGGCGCAAGGTGGCGCTCAGTCAGTTGGGCGAGTTGAGTATCCGCTATGAAGATCCGGTGATAAAACGCTATAACCGTGAACCCTTTCTGGCTGTACATGCCGATGTACAAGGAGCCCAGCCACCTGACGTGACCCATGCGATCTGGGCTGACATGCAGTCGCTGCTTGCTGAATTACCACCGGGCTATCGTATCGATATAGGTGGATCGGTTGAACAGTCTGGCAAAGCGGATAGCTCCATCCAGAAGCTGCAACCGCTTATGCTGGCGCTTATGCTGATTTTCATCATGCTGCAGATGCGCTCATTTACCGGCACGTTTGTGGTGATTGCGACGGCTCCACTCGGGTTGGTAGGAGCGGTGGCAGCACTGCTGTTGTTTAACCAGCCGTTTGGTTTTACCGCGCTGCTGGGGTTGATCGGTTTAAGTGGTATTTTAATGCGCAACACCATGATACTGGCGCAACAGGTGCAGGATAACTTCGATTCCGGTATGCAGGCGGGTGCCGCTGTGGTTGAGGCGGCGGTGCAGCGTTCCCGTCCGGTGGTACTAACCGCTCTGGCGGCGGTGCTGGCTTTTATTCCGCTGGCTCTGGATCTGTTCTGGGGACCCTTGGCCTATGTGCTGATTGGCGGTGTCGCTGTGGGTACGCTGATTACCTTGCTATTTGTGCCAGCGCTCTATGCATGGTTGTTCAAAGTGAAAGTCAGTGACTATTGA
- a CDS encoding efflux RND transporter periplasmic adaptor subunit, protein MHRPLFFMAIVLLMLGCSPDNGASNAPQSAAPWVRTLVVSNASSAFLKLSGTVKGRYETPVAFQVSGRILERYVDAGQRVEAGQLLFQLDPRDLLASVRVAEADMKTTEAALAIARSELNRQQTLVYGQFVSRQTLERYELTLREAISRHQAANAVLEQARNAVDYAELRAEKAGILNAVTAEPGQVVIMGQALATLIDDSSLEAEVYLPEGEDAPASGSLLIDGESLAITLREMAASADPDSRSWRARYRIESRSDALSLGSVVQVRLDQPLQETTFSVPLGALDERSQGAQVWQVVEGQVQPVPVEVLELSQEYARIRASLTQGSRIVALGTHLLTPGMQVREQAR, encoded by the coding sequence ATGCATAGACCCTTATTCTTTATGGCTATTGTGCTGTTAATGCTGGGCTGTAGTCCAGATAATGGTGCATCCAATGCACCTCAGTCTGCGGCTCCCTGGGTTCGAACTCTGGTAGTGAGTAATGCCTCTTCTGCTTTTCTGAAGCTATCCGGCACAGTAAAAGGGCGCTATGAAACACCCGTTGCCTTTCAGGTTTCGGGCCGTATTCTGGAGCGCTATGTTGATGCGGGTCAGCGGGTCGAAGCGGGGCAGTTGCTGTTCCAGTTGGACCCGCGTGATTTGTTAGCCTCGGTGCGAGTGGCTGAAGCTGACATGAAAACGACTGAAGCGGCATTGGCAATTGCACGCAGCGAGTTGAATCGTCAACAAACACTGGTATACGGCCAGTTTGTCAGCCGCCAAACCCTGGAGCGTTATGAGCTGACACTGCGTGAAGCCATCAGTCGTCATCAGGCGGCTAATGCTGTGTTGGAGCAGGCACGTAATGCTGTGGATTATGCTGAACTGCGTGCTGAAAAAGCGGGCATACTGAATGCCGTGACAGCTGAGCCAGGACAGGTGGTCATCATGGGGCAGGCTCTGGCTACTCTGATTGACGATAGCTCACTTGAAGCGGAGGTATATCTGCCTGAAGGTGAGGATGCTCCAGCGTCTGGTAGCCTGTTGATTGATGGTGAATCATTAGCGATTACTTTGCGGGAGATGGCAGCCTCGGCTGATCCTGACAGTCGCAGTTGGCGGGCACGTTATCGTATTGAGTCGCGCTCTGATGCCTTAAGTCTGGGCAGTGTGGTACAGGTCAGGCTTGACCAGCCACTGCAGGAGACAACCTTTAGTGTGCCCCTGGGCGCACTGGATGAACGCAGTCAAGGCGCTCAGGTCTGGCAAGTAGTTGAGGGGCAGGTGCAGCCTGTGCCTGTGGAGGTGCTGGAGCTGAGCCAGGAATATGCCCGTATTCGCGCTTCCCTGACGCAGGGTAGTCGCATTGTTGCGCTGGGCACGCATTTATTAACGCCGGGCATGCAGGTCAGGGAGCAGGCGCGATGA